A genomic segment from Cyprinus carpio isolate SPL01 chromosome A22, ASM1834038v1, whole genome shotgun sequence encodes:
- the LOC109073373 gene encoding olfactory receptor class A-like protein 1: MNSDTLTRGLLFLSLAVTGVPGNTAVICAFLSVAYHEGRLSAADTIVLHLASANLMVVGVRCLLEVLATFEIHNVFDDTGCKAVIFIYRTSRSLSIWLTFVLSAYQCLSVAPPGSRWAAVRALLAQYLAVLFLALWLINTSMSAAPLLFAVGARNDSRLLQNGINIEFCFLSFPSRLSRDANGAVQVGRDVVPMALMATASLVLLVFLLRHSRQVKGRRGGGARQGPSAERRAALTVITLVTLYVLFYGVDNGLWVYTLTVPQTLGSSLISDLRIFFSSLYAAVSPIVIIVSNRKVNKQLNCGKEAKTFSDAAQPSD, from the coding sequence ATGAACTCGGACACTTTGACGCGTGGCCTGCTCTTCCTGTCTCTGGCCGTGACCGGCGTTCCAGGCAACACCGCGGTCATCTGTGCCTTCCTCTCTGTGGCGTATCACGAGGGTCGCCTCTCGGCCGCCGACACCATCGTGCTGCACCTGGCGTCTGCTAACCTGATGGTGGTGGGCGTTCGCTGCCTGTTGGAGGTCCTGGCCACATTTGAGATCCACAATGTGTTTGATGACACCGGCTGCAAGGCGGTCATTTTCATCTACCGCACCTCCAGATCTCTGTCCATCTGGCTGACATTCGTGCTGAGTGCGTATCAGTGCTTGAGCGTGGCTCCGCCGGGCTCGCGTTGGGCTGCCGTCCGTGCTCTTCTCGCCCAGTACCTGGCCGTCCTCTTCCTGGCGCTATGGCTAATCAACACCTCCATGAGTGCCGCTCCGCTGCTGTTTGCCGTAGGGGCCCGGAACGACTCCAGACTCCTGCAGAATGGGATCAACATCGAGTTCTGCTTCCTGAGCTTCCCATCCAGGTTGTCGCGGGATGCCAACGGCGCGGTGCAAGTGGGACGAGACGTGGTGCCGATGGCTCTGATGGCGACGGCCAGCCTGGTCCTGCTGGTGTTCCTGCTCCGTCACAGCCGGCAGGTGAAGGGTCGGCGGGGTGGCGGGGCGAGGCAGGGTCCATCTGCGGAGCGCCGCGCCGCCCTCACCGTCATCACTCTAGTCACGCTCTACGTGCTGTTTTACGGGGTGGACAACGGACTGTGGGTTTATACGCTGACCGTGCCTCAGACACTGGGCTCCTCGCTTATCTCAGATCTGAGGATCTTCTTCTCGTCTCTGTACGCCGCCGTCAGTCCCATTGTGATCATTGTCTCTAACAGGAAAGTCAATAAACAGTTGAATTGTGGGAAAGAGGCAAAGACTTTCTCAGACGCAGCTCAGCCCAGTGATTGA
- the LOC109073375 gene encoding olfactory receptor class A-like protein 1 translates to MDLCVTIKGVSFLLQAGLGILANTLVLLAYVHIMLTDAQLQPVDSILCHLAFADLLLLLTRCVPQTMTVFGMKNLLDDAGCKAVIYTYRIARALSVCITCMLSVFQAVTVAPAAGPLLSGLKIRLPRLVVPTFVMLWFINMAVCIAAPFFSVAPRNGTVPPFTLNLGFCHVDFRDNLSYVINGVAVSVRDFAFVGVMLGSSSYILVLLHQHGRKVRGMRRSQGATMETRAAKTVVMLVVLYVVFFGIDNIIWIYMLTVPQVPPVVADMRVFFSSCYASLSPFLIISSNKKVKARMVCATSSDQERQAEDSKDSKAAKN, encoded by the coding sequence ATGGATCTCTGTGTCACCATCAAAGGGGTCTCGTTCCTCCTGCAGGCGGGTCTGGGGATCCTGGCCAACACGCTGGTCCTGCTGGCCTACGTCCACATCATGCTGACCGACGCTCAGCTGCAGCCCGTGGACTCCATCCTGTGCCACCTGGCCTTCGCcgacctgctgctgctgctgactcGCTGCGTCCCGCAGACCATGACCGTCTTCGGCATGAAGAACCTGCTGGACGACGCCGGCTGCAAGGCGGTCATCTACACCTACCGCATCGCCCGAGCGCTGTCCGTCTGCATCACCTGCATGCTGAGCGTCTTCCAGGCGGTGACCGTCGCGCCGGCGGCCGGGCCACTCCTGTCGGGCTTGAAGATCCGGCTGCCGCGGCTGGTCGTCCCCACTTTTGTCATGCTGTGGTTCATCAACATGGCCGTCTGCATCGCCGCCCCGTTCTTCTCCGTCGCCCCTCGCAACGGCACCGTCCCGCCGTTCACCCTCAACCTGGGCTTCTGCCACGTGGACTTCCGGGATAACCTGTCCTACGTGATTAACGGGGTGGCCGTGTCGGTTCGTGACTTTGCGTTCGTGGGCGTGATGCTGGGCTCCAGCAGCTACATCCTGGTCCTCCTTCACCAGCATGGCAGGAAGGTGCGGGGCATGCGGCGCTCACAGGGTGCCACGATGGAAACACGGGCGGCCAAGACGGTGGTGATGCTGGTGGTTCTGTACGTGGTGTTTTTCGGAATCGACAACATCATCTGGATCTACATGCTGACAGTGCCGCAGGTGCCTCCGGTGGTGGCCGACATGAGGGTGTTCTTCTCCTCATGCTACGCCTCGCTCAGCCCGTTCCTCATCATCTCGTCTAATAAGAAGGTCAAAGCAAGGATGGTGTGTGCGACCTCGTCAGACCAGGAGCGGCAAGCAGAGGATAGCAAGGACTCAAAAGCTGCCAAAAACTGA
- the LOC109073368 gene encoding transforming protein RhoA-like, translated as MAAIRKKLVIVGDGACGKTCLLIVFSKDQFPEVYVPTVFENYVADIEVDGKQVELALWDTAGQEDYDRLRPLSYPDTDVILMCFSIDSPDSLENIPEKWTPEVKHFCPNVPIILVGNKKDLRHDEHTRRELVKMKQEPVKPEEGRDMANRICAFGYMECSAKSKDGVREVFEMATRAALQARKGKKNSKCLLL; from the exons ATGGCGGCGATCCGTAAGAAGCTGGTGATCGTGGGAGACGGCGCGTGCGGGAAGACCTGTCTGCTCATCGTCTTCAGCAAAGACCAGTTCCCCGAGGTCTACGTGCCCACCGTCTTCGAGAACTATGTGGCCGACATTGAAGTGGACGGCAAGCAG GTGGAGCTAGCGCTGTGGGACACGGCGGGTCAGGAGGACTACGACCGGCTGCGGCCGCTCTCTTACCCTGACACCGACGTCATCCTCATGTGCTTCTCCATCGACAGCCCCGACAGCCTGG AGAACATTCCTGAGAAATGGACCCCTGAGGTCAAGCATTTCTGCCCCAACGTTCCCATAATCCTGGTGGGCAACAAGAAGGACCTGCGCCACGACGAACACACCCGCCGCGAGCTCGTCAAGATGAAGCAG GAGCCCGTCAAACCAGAGGAGGGCCGAGACATGGCCAACCGCATCTGTGCCTTCGGATACATGGAGTGCTCCGCCAAATCCAAGGACGGCGTGCGGGAGGTGTTCGAGATGGCCACCAGGGCGGCGCTGCAGGCACGCAAGGGCAAGAAGAACAGTAAATGCCTGCTGCTGTAA